A stretch of DNA from Ranitomeya variabilis isolate aRanVar5 chromosome 1, aRanVar5.hap1, whole genome shotgun sequence:
agctacaggaaccgaagcggcagcatgcagtggaggcgggaagacatcgagggtgagtatatcgctattttttattttaattcttattttttgaccacttatatggtgcccagtgcgtggaggagagtctcctctcctccaccctgggtaccaaccgcacataatctgcttacttcccgcatggtgtgcacagccccgtgcgggaagtaagcagatcaatggacccctaggtgtgcggaatcccctgcaattccgcattttaatgaacatgttgcttttttttccgcgatgcgattttttcgtggaaaaaaaggctacatttgcacaaaaaatgcggaatacacttaaaataatgggaggcatatgtaagcgtttttttcgcgtttttatcacgtttttatagcgaaaaaacgcgaaaaaaacgcgaaaaatacttaacgtgtgcacatggcctaagaagcCCAGAGATGATGAATACCCGAACCAACACCAACACTGAGTGGTGATATAGGGTGAgagggctcagtcactaagggatgagtgaggactagtgttgagcgataccgtccgatacttgaaagtatcggtatcggaaagtatcggccgataccggcaaaatatcggatccaatccgataccgatacccgataccaatacaagtcaatgggactcatgtatcggacggtattcctgatggttcccagggtctgaaggagaggaaactctccttcaggccctgggaaccatataaatgtgtaaaagaaagaattaaaataaaaaatatcgctatactcacctctccgacgcagccgggacttcagcgagggaaccggcagcgttgtttgtttaaaattcgcgctattacttggttacgtgaattcccggcttgtgattggtcaggtcggccatgttgccgggacgcggaccaatcacagcaagccgtgacgaaattacgtcacggcttgctgtgattggtccgcgtcccggcaatatggccgccctgaccaatcacaagccgtgacgtcacgggaggctggacacgcgctcattttaaaatgggcgcgtgtccagcctcccgtgacgtcacggcttgtgattggttgcgccgcggtcaaccaatcacaagccgggaggctggacgcgctcattttaaaatgggcgcgtgtccagcctcccgtgacgtcacggcttgtgattggttgcgccgcggtcaaccaatcacaagccgggaggctggacgcgctcattttaaaatgggcgcgtgtccagcctcccgtgacgtcacggcttgtgattggttgcgccgcggtcaaccaatcacaagccgggaggctggacgcgctcattttaaaatgggcgcgtgtccagcctcccgtgacgtcacggcttgtgattggtcagggcggccatattgccgggacgcggaccaatcacagcaagccgtgacgtaatttcgtcacggcttgctgtgattggtccgcgtcccggcaacgtggccgacctgaccaatcacaagccgggaattcacgtaaccaagtaatagcgcgaattttaaacaaacaacgctgccggttccctcgctgaagtcccggctgcgtcggagaggtgagtatagcgatattttttattttaattctctcttttacacattttaacattaatgttgttgcgatacccgatacccgataccacaagagtatcggaatcccggtatcggaattccgatacagcaagtatcggccgatacccgatacttgcagcatcggaatgctcaacactagtgaggacccTCCTCCCTCATTTCTTGTTTCACCCCTGACTGAATGAGCCCCCATGTATCATCCCTGACTGCTATAATGTCCCCATTTTGGTATAGTGACCTCCATCCTGagctccttctagtaataatgtctcAAATAATTATTTGTGAGTTCAAAATGAAGAGGAATCAGAGCAACAATAACTGATTTtacttttatttaatttaataatgGAATTGAAGGATGAGATAAATAAAACCATGAATATTATCAATAGATTAAATCAACGTTAGGAAGACAGCCGTGGTCAGATGCCAGATGTTCAGTAAAGGCCAAGTCAGGCGAACAGTATGAATACCACGGAGCCTGGTGACAGAGGCGTTACCGAAACATGTCCAGGTAGTAATGTAAGAGTCAGAAGCCAACAGGAAGCtggtgaaggtccttctatacaggtccagcagtgatggtggatctgctgGACTTCAGGGCGCTGGATGCTTAGGTCTCCTGTCTTTTAGATTGTTCTAGGGCAACAGTGACAACAAGCAAATAATCGAGCAGCCCTGGATATTCCGCGCCGGCAGGATGATAAGAACCGGCGGAAGATGGAACCTATGAGAAGAGAAGTAAATATAATGTAagttataatgtaaagtgctgcggaatatgttggcgctatataaatgaaattATTATTAAGTGATGGGCCTCCATATGGCATGATACTACTGTGCGGTCACAGGAATATTATCACACAGAGGTCAGGGAtcattgtcagccatcatacatgtgaTAATCCCATCACCGACAGATGACGTCTGCTCCACACGAATGATTCTCACTGACATCACACAACATGGAGCTGATTCTCACACTTACGTCGtctctttttcccctttttttcattTTCTGAGTTTTGTTGCTCTGTACTCAGATTTATTACAGATTTTCTGTCTTCTTGAGCTTGAGATTCTGatcagaaagtaaaaaaaatattagaaaCAATATATTCTTATAGGATCTGTTTTCTATCTTTTCTGTATATAGTAGAATAGTTCTAGTCCTGTCCCATGTAGTCCTGATTGGGGATGAGCACAGCTGTGGAAGTTCGTTTTCTGGTACCCGATCTAAACTTTAATCCAaagttgggttcgggtaccagaactataCCAGACCTTGAACTAGAATCCAAACCCCATTGAAAGCTATAGGGACCCGAAATTTTCAGCTGGAAAATGATCTCTCTCTCTCCGGAATTCCCCcagaactccaaacattgcaactGACTTCCGGGAGAACCCTaaacttttaagtttgggttcgctcatctctagtcagggtCGGACTGGAGCACCAGTACACCGCATGATTCTCTGTTGGGTCCAGGTCCTCAGCGGGCTTCCGAATAGGATGTACAGGGGCCCCATGGTTTCAACTGAGTGTGCGAACGAAGACACACATGGGTATGGGTCCATGATCAAAATAATTTGGATCCATGAAATAACATGGAAAACATAGGAGACCAATAAGTGAAAAACTGTGTGGAAATATTTGAGCCTTGAAGTCAACATTCACATTGTTGATGCTGTAGACATGGACATACCTGATAGTGAAGGCGAGGATGGTAAGATGGTAATAACGTCGTCTCTATCAGATACAGGGACAGATTCTTTCTGCCTGTTTGGAAGAAGAAACACGTGTAAATCACAAGGAAACAGTATAACAGGGGTTGTCTCACTATAAGAACACCGACTATAAGGCCTAATAGGATATATGTCTGTCATAGTGGGGAAGATCGTCTGCTCAAAACTAACTTTTATAGAGCGGAGCGGAAAACAATTACCAATAATATCTAGCATGTAATACTACATCTCTCCTACAGTGTGGGGGAGAGCACGAAACATACATGCCCGGCCACAATCATGGGCTGTTCTCACCAGCCGTTTCTAAAGCCAAAGCATAGGGCGGTGGATGGTGCATGTGATATTATGGCATTTCTGTCCTATATTTGGTGTTGTGCACATATATCAGCCTGGAGCTCCCAGTAATGACCCCATAATCTACTCACATTTCTGAGATGTCAGTGTTGGATGCTGTGGTACACTCTGGAGGGGACTTGGGATCTTCATTGTTCAATGTCCCGTTAGTGGTGGTAGAGTGCTAAATGCGGATAACAAGAAGATAttacatttttttctaattttagagGTCTTTTTTCTTAGAtgtctttttttttacatattttagatTTATTGATCACATACTTACTTTAGAAATACTTTCAGAAGATGTTATTTTTAGGAAGAAAACATTCTCCTCATTCTCATTTTTGCCCTCGTCATCCTCTGAGACCAGATGGTTGCTCTTATCAGAGTGATCTACAAGACATAGGTAAGGAAGTATTGTTAGAGGTTGTCAGTATAACACAGTCGCTATTTATCTCTAAGCTCCTGGATGCTACAAAGTCATTTAAGGAACACATAGAAAAGTCCTGTACAAAATTAGAGAAATAGGGATTCAGCATGGGCACATAGTCAATATAGTTGGGATCCATGAAATATAGATACCATAGGAGACCAATCACAGAAAAACCATGTGGAAATATTTGAGCCTTGAAGCCACAATTCACATTGTTGGTGCTGTAGACATGGACATACCTGACAGTGGGGACGAGGATGGCAAGATGGTAACAGCATTGTCTCTATCAGACACAGAAACAGATTCTTTCTGCCTGTTTGGAAGAAGAAAAGTGTGTAAATCACAAGTGAACTAGGTTTTATAGAAAAGAGTGGAAAACAACTACCAAGAATATCTGACATGTAATACTACATCTCTCCTACAGTGTGGGGGGCTGCACGAAAAGTGCATGACTGTCCGCAATCATGGGCTGTTCTCACCAGCGGTTTTTAAAGTCAAAAGCACAATGACCGCTAACCATGGGGTGGTGGATGCTGCATTTGATATTATGGCATTTCTGTCCTATATTTGGTGTTGTGCACATATGTCAGCCTGGAGCTCCCAGCAATGACCCAATAATCTACTCACATTTCTGAGATGTCAGTGTTGGATGCTGCGGTACACTCTGGAGGGGACTTGGAATCTTCAACGTTCATCGTCACGTTAGTGGTGGTAGAGTGCTAAATGCAGATAAcaagaaaatattaaaaaaaaattttctctcTTTTAGAGGTCTTTTTTCTTTCAtgtctttttttttacatattttagatTTATTGATCACATACTTACTTTAGAAATTCTTTCAGAAGATGTTACTTTTAGGAAGAAAACATTCTCCTCATTCTCACTTTTGCCCTCCTCATCCTCTGAGACCAGATTCTTACTCTTATCAGAGGGATCTACAAGACATAGGTAAGGAAGCATTGTTATAGGTTGTCAGTATAACGCAGTCTCTATTTATCTCTAGATCCCTGGATGCTACAAAGTCATTCAAGGAACACATAAAAAATCATGTACAAAATTAGAGAAATAGGGATTCACTATGGACCCATGGTCAACATAGTTGTGATCCATGAAATATAGATACCATAGGAGACCAATTGCAGAAAAACCATGTGGAAATATTTGAGCCTTGATAGTCAACATTCACATTGTTGATGCTGTAGACATGGACATACCTGACAGTGGGAACGAGGATGGCAAGATGCTAATAGCATCGTCTCTATTAATTACAGGTACAGATTCTTGCTGCCTGTTTGGAAGAAGAAAAATGTGTGAATCACAAGTAAGCATAAGGCCTAATAGGCCATAGTGGGGAATGTCTTTTGTTCAAAACTACATTCTATGGATCAGAACAAAACACAGCTACCAAGAATGTTTGGCATGTTATACAACATCTCTCCTACAGTGTGGGCATTACTAGAAATGCATGACCGACTGCAAACATGGGCTGTTCTCACCAGAGGTTTCTGAAGCCAGAAGCACAATGGCCGCTAACCATGGGGCGGTGGATGCTGCATTTGATATTATTGTATTTATGTCCTATATTTGGTGTTGTGCACATATATCAGCCTGGAGCTCCCAGTAATGACCAAATAATCTACTCACATTTCTGAGATAATTGTGCTGGATGCTGGGGTACACTCTGGAGGGGACTTGGGATCCTCAATGTTCACCATACTCGTAGTGGTGGTACAGAGCTAAGCCggacaacaataaaatataaaattattttttgtaCTTTAGAGGTttgttttttaacatgtttttggACTTATTGATCACATACTTACTTTACAAAGCTTTTCAGAAGATGATGTATAATTTTGGAAGTCAAGGCTATCATTATTCTCACTTGTTCCCTCATCCTCTGAGACCAGATGTTTGTTTATATCAGAATGATCTACAAGATATAGGTAATAAAGTGTTTTAGAGGTTGTCCGTATAACACAGTCGCCATTTATCCCTAATGTTATTGAGAACCAATTGTCACATATTAAGGAAAACGAGACAAACAGACACATAGTCTATATGCCGTCTACTTACTGATAAAGCAGCTGGTGTCCATGTCTGATAAAAGCTGAGGGACATACTCTGGCTTCTGACTTAGAAGATTGTTAAAGTCTAAGTCACTCAGGAATGGATGATTCTTGATCTGAAATGCTCCTcctggaaaaagaaaacaaaagtgaTGCGGATATTGTCAGCGACTGCTCCGTATCTGAGCAGTATATCGTAATCTGAACTAATGATATAACTGAGCCGACGTGAAGGAAAATAACTGAAAGTCTTAGTATGGAAATCAAGAAATGGATGAGCAGATAGAAAAGTGCTAATCCTCATAGACATAAACGATATGTCCTTGGTGTAATAAGGGAATATTAATACTATAATATCTGTTACCTGTTCCAAGTCTATGCACAGGATTTTTTCTGAGCAGCTCAGTGATGAGGTTCTGAGCATCCAGGGGAGGAGCACGGTCACATTCCCAAACTATTTCTCCTGTTACATAGAAAAATACAGAAAAGAAACCTCATTATTGCACTGTAAGAAAAAGCAAAcgaaatactgtatatacttgagtataagccgagactttcagcccctaaaaatgggctgaaagtgcccttctcggcttatactcgagtcatggtcggcgggtgagggggagcgatggctgtcaaatactcacctgctccctgtactcctgacgcggtccctgcatgtcccaagtTCTTCGGGCGTGGCAGCTTCtatccctgttcagcggtcactggtaccgctcattaaagtaatgaatatgcatattccttactgtaatgagcgataccatgtgaccactcactacaggaagaagctgccgcgcccggagaccgtgggacatgcagggaccgcgtcaggagcgccgggagccctTTCTACGTTCCACCgatgctccgtcttccgcgtcctcgtcAGTGACTGTTcagatcagagggcgcgatgacgtgttagcGTGTGcgccgctctctgcctgaacagtcagtgcggagagacggaacGCTgatgagcagcgggcagcgacaacaggtgagtatgtgtttttgtttttttttagtgcagcagcagcagcagccgcattacatgtggcacattgtaaggctacgttcacattagcgttgtgcggcgcagcgtcgggcgcagcctcagcgacgcatgtgtcatgcgcccctatatttaacatggggggcgcatggacatgcgttgtcttgcgttttgtgacgcatgcgtcattttggcgcaactgtcaaggcgcagaggacgctgcatgatgcagttttttctgcgccaaaaatcatgcaaaaaaatgaacgcatgcgtcacaaaacgctgcgccgcacaacgcttatgtgaacgtagcctaatatggagcatctatggggccataatgaactgcatggagcattatatggggcatctatggggtcataaagaactgcatggagcattatatggggcatctatggggccataaggagctgcatggagcattatatggggccataaagatctgcatggagcactatatggggccataaaaactacatggagcattatatggggcatattttaatatggagcatcttatggggccataatgtacagtatggagcattatatggggctcctgattcaatatggatattcaaaaacacttaacctactgatgtctcaattagttttacttttattggtatctatttttatttttgacatttaccggtagctgctgcattttccaccagtcaatacgttttcccagttttttgttgcaaaattaggggggtcggcttatactctggtcggcttatactcgagtatatacggtaactaaacCAATGTAACCAATCAACGCAATGATAGGAGTATTCTACTCACCAAAGAGAATCGTTTTATAAAGCTCAGTTAGGGTATCAGCATCAAATGGTATACTTCCCAGCAGAAATTCATGTAGGATGATCCCCATTGCCCACCAGTCAATAGTTCTTCCATAGCCTTCTTTCAGGATGACCTCTGGGGCTATGTAACACGGGGTGCCACAGAACTGCAAACCAACAGAATATAGAGGTGAAAACCGATGAAACGATTTTATGACAAGTTAAAAAATAGAATGACAGAAGATAAAATATCAGTGGAAAAGTTCTCTAGAAATGAAGAATGTAGAAAAAAGGCAATAGTATGATTGAGATTTATAAATAACAAGCTAAGTTCCTGTAGGTAATGCCAACCTCACGGTCCTGGTACTCTCTGGCGATGTCTTCTGCTGATTCCTTGAAGTTGTTGGTTTTTGGTATCATTAGACCAACTTTTGAAAGACCAAAATCGGTGACCTTAATGTGTCCAGCAGGTGTTATCATAAGGCTGTGAAAGAGAAGATGGTTTTAGCCTCACAGACTGTGAGATAATAAATGGTAACTATCCAACTTTATTATAtcacgggggcacttacttatccggCTTCAGGTCTCTGTGCACCACACCGTAACTATGCAGGTATTCCACAGCAAGAAGCACTTCTGCAAAGTACATGCGGGCCAAGGGGACAGAAAAAGTACCCCTGGTGCTTAGAAGGGTCCCACAGTCTCCACCTATAGAAGAAAGGAAATAAGACCGGTGAGGGGTTGATACAGCAGATCACCATGACGTATGATGAGAAGTGAGCGGAAACATACAGGGAGCAGACAGGGGGTGAATATAATACAATGTACATGTCCTACCTCCTACATACTCCATGACCATACACAGGTGAGATCTAGTTGGGAAGGAGCAGAGCATGGAGACCACAAAGGGACAATCTGCAAATGTTTGGATGTCCCTCTCTAGATAGGCCCATTCCACGTTCTGTAGAGTATTCAGGTTCCGCTTTGCCATTTTCTTCATCGCAAAGATCTGTTGAGAGTCTTTATGGCGCACTAAGTGGACGGACCTGGAGAGAAAGAGAATCCGTGGGTTATAATGAATCCTTAttaacagtctgtatatacaagtcattacatgATCTTCTGTCCTAATGTTTGATATCAGCAGTCCGGCCATCACTAGAAATCCACATCTAGAAATCCATGAAATAGCACTACATAGATGATGGGCGGTCTGCTCAATGCCCCGTCTGCCAGACCCTCACCCAGGTCACATTATAGATGAGAGAATCTACCGAAATTCTTCTTGGGCAGATTCGCTATAACTGACCAGAAGATACGATTCAGTCCAGATAAAAAATTGGTCTAAATTGAAAATGCTCCAGGGGTCCTTTCTGCTGCTGAGGCCAGTGATCGGACTCACATAGTCATGGTGGGGGTGCAGATGTCATTGGCGTCAGTATCGGGTCACCCCTCACATGACCATGTGTGACCGATCACTATTATCAGCTCCTTAATGGAGTCCCAAAAAGAAGAGGACAGAGCACAGGATCGGGAGGATGTGGTGGAGGCGGCAGCATAAGAACAGATGAGGTCTAGGACCGGTGAGTGTAATGTATTTATATTATTTATCCCTTTCCTTAGCTGATTTATCACAGATCCTATCTTTTCCCTATGATAACACTTCAGCGCACAGAGGCAGAAGCATTGTCATAGGAAATCCCAAGAAATGTGGATTATGTTAATTGAAATCTCACCCAAAATGTCCGCTGCTGATCAGTTTGGAAGTTTCATAGTCGCTCATATGCGGTTTTCTCGCCGGGATCAATGATTTGATAACGCCCTTTAACAGAATAAGAAATGATATTAAGATTACAGATGCAGAAACTTCTCCTCCTATATTATGTCTCAGCTGATTTCCACTGATCCGATGTAGGGGACGATACAAGCCGGACGCTCCTCATGGATGTAATATAAGGGGGTCTTCCATACACCAGTCATCAAACATCATTGTACAGTGCTGGGTAATGAGAGAGATCACACAGAGAACAACTTACAAGGAatgtgtcaccaagttttttctatgtaatctgagagcagcatgatgtaggagcagagaccctgattccagtgatgtattatTTACTAGACCATGTGCTgtcgtttcaataaaatcagtgttttaccagCAGTAGATATCACTAGAAGACTGTCTGGCTATATAGTCCTATTGCTCTGTGTAACGCTGCCACCACCACTTatgagcagctttctgcctatgcaatgTATACAGAAAGATGATGGTCACTGGTGTGGGCAAAATTATACAAGGCTCAGCATTTAGAGCACTGACAGATCTGTATCAgaaaaaatagtgattttatctgaactgctgcacccagtaaagtaatCGATACATCGTTAGAATCAggttctctgcctctacatcatgctgctctcaaacggGATAGCAAACACCTGATGACTGATTCCCTTTAGTATAAATGCCATTATCTAACACCATAGTTTCCTCTACACTTAGCGCCATCCCATGGTTATATGGGGGATAACACTGGACGGGTCACTCACACCCCATGATCTGGTGATACACAGACACCCCTATATCTCTATGATACTTACACCGGCGGATTCTTGGATCTCCGGGATCTCACAGATTCCACTGTCGGGATTCGCCAGCGCCGATGGTTCTAAAATAGTGATAAAGGGATGAAGAAATAAAATGCATTAGTTAATATCAATCCTGTATACATAATACTCATACATCATacatcaatctaatatataattgcctagaatactacttcctgcaatttgtgccaacttccgtggctttgtccggagctaatgtccggagttaatgtccggagataagtgacgtcaccagtgtcctacacccaggcagagcacaggggccccaggcagcatatggggccccaggcagagcacaggggccccaggcagagcacaggggccccaggcagcatatggggccccaggcagagcacaggggccccaggcagcatatggggccccaggcagagcacagtggccccaggcagagcacaggggccccaggcagaacatggggccccaggcagagcacaggggccccaggcagagcacaggggcccc
This window harbors:
- the LOC143793212 gene encoding microtubule-associated serine/threonine-protein kinase 4-like isoform X1, encoding MAGILLEFSQLKELLMIVINNRSNIELLPPDGVLSFTRRLVMQLVKDCLKKHRQHQLTSEYLTDLCYNIRTLLHQAEERSQTEDLAFFKELAGKVLSILEPSLERPETPRGDAKCGENVTPETPDPNRSQPEPSSDLMTEPSALANPDSGICEIPEIQESAGGVIKSLIPARKPHMSDYETSKLISSGHFGSVHLVRHKDSQQIFAMKKMAKRNLNTLQNVEWAYLERDIQTFADCPFVVSMLCSFPTRSHLCMVMEYVGGGDCGTLLSTRGTFSVPLARMYFAEVLLAVEYLHSYGVVHRDLKPDNLMITPAGHIKVTDFGLSKVGLMIPKTNNFKESAEDIAREYQDREFCGTPCYIAPEVILKEGYGRTIDWWAMGIILHEFLLGSIPFDADTLTELYKTILFGEIVWECDRAPPLDAQNLITELLRKNPVHRLGTGGAFQIKNHPFLSDLDFNNLLSQKPEYVPQLLSDMDTSCFINHSDINKHLVSEDEGTSENNDSLDFQNYTSSSEKLCKLCTTTTSMVNIEDPKSPPECTPASSTIISEMQQESVPVINRDDAISILPSSFPLSDPSDKSKNLVSEDEEGKSENEENVFFLKVTSSERISKHSTTTNVTMNVEDSKSPPECTAASNTDISEMQKESVSVSDRDNAVTILPSSSPLSDHSDKSNHLVSEDDEGKNENEENVFFLKITSSESISKHSTTTNGTLNNEDPKSPPECTTASNTDISEMQKESVPVSDRDDVITILPSSPSLSESQAQEDRKSVINLSTEQQNSENEKKGKKRRRSIFRRFLSSCRRGISRAARLFACCHCCPRTI
- the LOC143793212 gene encoding microtubule-associated serine/threonine-protein kinase 3-like isoform X2; the protein is MQEVVSYSGQPTAAGLSPVWGGYSLIYQAEERSQTEDLAFFKELAGKVLSILEPSLERPETPRGDAKCGENVTPETPDPNRSQPEPSSDLMTEPSALANPDSGICEIPEIQESAGGVIKSLIPARKPHMSDYETSKLISSGHFGSVHLVRHKDSQQIFAMKKMAKRNLNTLQNVEWAYLERDIQTFADCPFVVSMLCSFPTRSHLCMVMEYVGGGDCGTLLSTRGTFSVPLARMYFAEVLLAVEYLHSYGVVHRDLKPDNLMITPAGHIKVTDFGLSKVGLMIPKTNNFKESAEDIAREYQDREFCGTPCYIAPEVILKEGYGRTIDWWAMGIILHEFLLGSIPFDADTLTELYKTILFGEIVWECDRAPPLDAQNLITELLRKNPVHRLGTGGAFQIKNHPFLSDLDFNNLLSQKPEYVPQLLSDMDTSCFINHSDINKHLVSEDEGTSENNDSLDFQNYTSSSEKLCKLCTTTTSMVNIEDPKSPPECTPASSTIISEMQQESVPVINRDDAISILPSSFPLSDPSDKSKNLVSEDEEGKSENEENVFFLKVTSSERISKHSTTTNVTMNVEDSKSPPECTAASNTDISEMQKESVSVSDRDNAVTILPSSSPLSDHSDKSNHLVSEDDEGKNENEENVFFLKITSSESISKHSTTTNGTLNNEDPKSPPECTTASNTDISEMQKESVPVSDRDDVITILPSSPSLSESQAQEDRKSVINLSTEQQNSENEKKGKKRRRSIFRRFLSSCRRGISRAARLFACCHCCPRTI